Part of the Halorussus sp. MSC15.2 genome, CCCGTTTCAGGACACGGAGTCGGTCGGCCCGGAGGACAGCGTCCGGAACGTCAACGACGCCGGGGAACTGGGAAGCTTCCCCGAGGTCTACGACGAGGACGCGGCCGAGAGCAGCGAGGGGGACGACGAGTGGCCGAACGGACTCCCAGCAGACCGGGACGACGAAGACGAGTCGGGCGAGGACGGTTCGTTCGGCGACTTCGAGGCGGCCTTCGACGCCGACGACGAGGAGGACGAGCGATGAGTCACGGGAACCCGGGCAGTTCAGGCCGGTCGGCCGACGCGCTGGCCGACGCGTTCTACCCCCTCTTCGACTACCTGTTCGACGAGGACGGCGACTTCGTGGACGACGTGGAGACGAAACTCGCCGAGGCCCGGATGCCCGACACCGTGGAACTCTACCTCTCGCGAGGGCTGGCAATCGGCGTCCTCGCGGGCGTCGTCCTCTGGTTGCTCGGAACGTTCGTCGGTTACGTGCTGTTCGTGACCGGCGTCGTGGAGGTGGGCATCCTCATCGGCGTGCCGGTCCCCAACCAGACGGTGGCGTGGATAATCAAGACGTTCAAGATTCCGTCGCTGGTCGCGGTCAGCGGACTGGTCTTCGGCGCTATCGGCTTCGGCATCGGGTTCGGGTTCGTCGTCGGGATTCCCTACATGCGGGCCAGCGAGCGCGAACGCGAGATAAACATGCTGCTGCCCGACGCCATCTCGTTCATGTACGCCCTCTCCATCGGGGGTCTCAACCAACTCGAAATTCTGGAGGCGATGGCGATGGCCGACGACACCTACGGCGAGGTGGCCCGCGAGTTCCAATCCATCGTGCAGGAGACCGAGTACTTCGACACCGACTACCGGACCGCGATTCGCAAGCGGTCGCTGGAGACGCCCAGCGACGAACTCGGCCAGTTTCTGACCGACATGCTCTCCATCGTCAACTCCGGCGGGGACATGAGCGACTTCCTCGACGACAAGAAGGACAAGCACATGCGGACCGCCAAGCAGCAACAGGAGATGACGCTGGAGACCCTCGAACTGTTCGGCGAGATGTACATGACCCTCTCGCTGTTCCCCCTGCTGCTCATCATCATCCTCGTCATCATGTCGATGCTCGGGCAGGCCAAGGAGTCGATGCTGTACGCGACGGTCTACGGGCTGATTCCGCTGACCGGCGTCGGGTTCCTCGTGCTGGTCTCGACCGTCAAGCAGGACGACCCCGGCGACGGCTACCTCAACCCCGCCGACGGCGGCGACCGACTCGAAGCCACGACCGGCGCGGGCCTGCTGCACCTCGGCCTCGTCGAGAAGTACGTGGGCGATTTCTCGGTCTTCGACCGCATCAAGAGCCGCGAGGGGACCTTCGAGACCGTGGCCCTGCTGAAGCGACCGCACGTCTTCTTCCGGGACCACCCCCTGTTCATCCTCGGACTGACGTTCCCCGCCTCGCTGGTGCTCGTCGGGAACGCGGTCTGGACCGGCGCGGCTCCGCGCAGTTTCAAGGAGATGGTCGCCAACCCCATCTGGGGAACGTTCATCTACGTCTACGTCCCGGTGTACGTCAACTTCCTGCCGCTGGCGATATTCCACACGTGGAACGTCCGGTCGCGACAGGCGGTCATCAGCAAACTCTCGGACAACCTGCGAAAGCTGTCGTCGGCCAACGACACCGGCCTGACCCTGCTCGAATCCATCCGGACCGTCGCCGACACCTCGACCGGGAAGCTCGCCGACGAGTTCGACGTGATTCACGCCAAGGTCGAGTACGGGATGAGCCTGAAGGCCGCGCTCATCGAGTTCAACAACCGGTATCACATCCCGCGCCTCGCCCGGACGGTCAAACTGGTCTCGAAGGCACAGGAGGCCTCCAGCCAGATTACGGACGTCCTCTCGACCGCGGCGCAGGCCAGCGAGAATCAGGACGACATCGACCGCGAGCGCAAGTCCCGCTCGCGGATGCAGGTCGTCATCATCATCATGACCTACCTGACGCTGCTCGCGGTGATGGCCATTCTGAAGGTCAAGTTCCTCGACGTGATGGCCGGACTCGCCGGACAGGCCTCCTCGTCGGGCGGGGCGGGTGCGAGCCAGTTCGGCGGCGGCGTGGACACCACGCTCCTCTCGATGTTGTTCTTCCACGCCGTGACCCTGCAGGCCATCCTCTCGGGGTTCATCGCGGGCTACATCCGGGACGCATCGCTGCTGTCGGGCGTGAAGTTCGCGGTGATACTGCCGACCGTCGCGCTCGTCACCTTCTCGTTCATCTAACCATGCACGCACGAACCGACACCCCGAACGAGAACGCCGCCCGCGGCGGTACGCGAGGCCAGACCAGCGTCGATTTCGTCGTCGGGATGAGCGTCTTCCTGCTGACGGTCGTGTTCGTCGTCGCGTTCCTCCCCGGCGTCTTCGACCCGTTCACCGCCAGCGGCGAGGGCGACGTGCTGGCGGCCGACCGGACCGCGACGCTGCTGGCCGAGCAGTTGCTCGCCGACCCGTCCTCGCCGTCGGTCTTCGACTCGGCGTGTACCGCCGAGTTCTTCGACGCCGCGGGCGACGGCGCGGGTGGCGTGGCCGGGTGCCAGTTCACCACCGACGCCGCGGACCTTAGCGCCGCGCTCGGAGTCGGCCCGGCGGTGGCGGTCAACGTCACCGTCGAGGAGAACGGCACCGTGCGGTCGGTCAGTCCGGGCGGGACGTCGGTCTCGCTCGACGCCGGACCGACCCCGCCCGAGTCCGAGAGCGTGGTCGTCTCTCGCCGGGTGGTACTGCTCGGCGGCGAACAGAGCGACCTCTACGTGAGGGTGTGGTAGCGTGAGCGACGACGCGCCCCGCGGACAGGTCCACACGCTGGAGGCGTTCACCGCCGCCCTGCTGGTCGTCTCGGGCGTGCTGTTCGCGCTCCAGACGACCGCGGTGACGCCGCTCACCGCCAGCACGTCGAACCAGCACATCGAGAACCAACACCAGAGCGCGGCCGGAGACCTGCTGGCGACCGCGGCCGAGAACGGGACGCTCCGACCGGCCGTGACGTTCTGGGACCCCGGGAACGGCAAGTTCGTCGGCGCGACCAGTCGGGGGTTCTACGCGAACGGCGGCCCGCCCAACGCCCTCGGAGCGGCGTTGAACCAGACGTTCGGCAACTTCTCGACGTCCGGGCGGCGCATCGCGTACAACGTCTACGTCAGGTATCGGACCGCCGGGAACGCGACCCGGCGACAGACGATGGTGTACATGGGGTCGCCCAGCGACAACGCCGCGACCGCGACCCGGACGGTCGCGGTGTACGACGGGTCCCCGCTGGCCGGGCCGGGCGACGGGAACGTCTCGTCGGCGAACTTCTACGCGCCGGACGCCGCGCCGAACGCGTCGCTGTACAACGTCATGGAGGTGCGAATCGTCGTATGGCAGATGTAAGACCGAAACCGAACCGAGAGAGCGACGACGACGGCCGCCGCGAGCGCGGCCAGTTGATACTCGTGACCGGCCTCGCCATCGCGGTGATGCTGGTCGCGCTGGTCCTGTTGTTGAACACCGTCATCTACACGCAGAACCTCGCCACGCGCGGGGCCGGAATAGACGACAGCGGGGCCGTCTCCTACCGAC contains:
- a CDS encoding type II secretion system F family protein — protein: MSHGNPGSSGRSADALADAFYPLFDYLFDEDGDFVDDVETKLAEARMPDTVELYLSRGLAIGVLAGVVLWLLGTFVGYVLFVTGVVEVGILIGVPVPNQTVAWIIKTFKIPSLVAVSGLVFGAIGFGIGFGFVVGIPYMRASEREREINMLLPDAISFMYALSIGGLNQLEILEAMAMADDTYGEVAREFQSIVQETEYFDTDYRTAIRKRSLETPSDELGQFLTDMLSIVNSGGDMSDFLDDKKDKHMRTAKQQQEMTLETLELFGEMYMTLSLFPLLLIIILVIMSMLGQAKESMLYATVYGLIPLTGVGFLVLVSTVKQDDPGDGYLNPADGGDRLEATTGAGLLHLGLVEKYVGDFSVFDRIKSREGTFETVALLKRPHVFFRDHPLFILGLTFPASLVLVGNAVWTGAAPRSFKEMVANPIWGTFIYVYVPVYVNFLPLAIFHTWNVRSRQAVISKLSDNLRKLSSANDTGLTLLESIRTVADTSTGKLADEFDVIHAKVEYGMSLKAALIEFNNRYHIPRLARTVKLVSKAQEASSQITDVLSTAAQASENQDDIDRERKSRSRMQVVIIIMTYLTLLAVMAILKVKFLDVMAGLAGQASSSGGAGASQFGGGVDTTLLSMLFFHAVTLQAILSGFIAGYIRDASLLSGVKFAVILPTVALVTFSFI